A genomic window from Ischnura elegans chromosome 10, ioIscEleg1.1, whole genome shotgun sequence includes:
- the LOC124166818 gene encoding proline-rich protein 12, with protein sequence MASSGGVNAGFEPRHLETSPPLSAGTSPEPSMGGHGMKPPPPPPPPPHRLLPPDFRNGDFLHRLLAATPPYLYSMPLLPHSFFFSDMLKSFVAGKPPVPPPDGTPPPPNPSSTPPKDHPHHPPPHQQHHGPGGLPPPPLDLMNPANKDMLLMPSRPPHRRRKRSWRDIGEPQRKISASSSPINMSIIPDKPLELTTTNRSSSAEDKSPRPPSSPAMRGTPDPPSTATSTPVSTPPPIPQHPLLLPGLHHCGMLPPGLSEGIPPPSELLPALLPSPTAPFPPPPLWFPSLYPGLPPPPPPPPPPPQTPFGGIDPLHFFIDLRVSGHIWDRNKQAANLRGGGDKAGDEDGSENGEQGMRRALEDGQISPGSSTSSDPASFPGGVHQSKHCSAFTVPEARERKRLAMSHIEEQLRKEHSCRSAPTANYVLQNLSRIYREVQGRREASAAAAAAVAASVAASPPVTKEETREEEESEARTEAEGGGEIKRESGDEGEAPVKDLPALIGLELVVDYVKHDGKGGRKGPGPSTEAPTGPHEVAEGAEEVIDP encoded by the coding sequence ATGGCCTCCAGCGGCGGCGTGAATGCCGGCTTCGAACCCCGCCACCTAGAAACATCGCCACCCCTCTCAGCTGGGACCTCACCTGAGCCATCAATGGGGGGTCACGGAATGAAGCCGCcaccgcccccgccgcctccACCCCACCGCCTCCTGCCCCCGGACTTCAGAAACGGAGACTTCCTCCACCGGCTACTTGCGGCGACCCCTCCCTATCTCTACAGCATGCCCCTATTGCCTCACTCCTTCTTCTTCAGCGACATGCTGAAGAGCTTCGTGGCGGGTAAACCTCCCGTTCCGCCCCCTGATGGCACTCCACCTCCCCCAAACCCCTCTTCCACCCCACCAAAGGACCATCCACACCACCCTCCACCTCACCAGCAGCACCATGGACCAGGAGGACTACCCCCGCCGCCCTTAGACCTCATGAACCCCGCCAATAAGGACATGCTCCTTATGCCATCCAGACCGCCGCACCGGAGGAGAAAAAGGTCCTGGAGGGACATAGGGGAGCCCCAGAGGAAGATATCAGCCTCGTCCTCGCCCATCAACATGTCCATCATACCCGACAAGCCCCTGGAATTGACCACCACGAACCGTTCCTCGTCTGCGGAGGATAAATCTCCGAGGCCGCCCTCGTCACCGGCCATGAGGGGCACTCCAGACCCGCCCTCCACGGCCACCTCAACCCCCGTGTCCACTCCGCCCCCGATTCCCCAACATCCCCTCCTGCTACCGGGACTGCACCATTGCGGAATGCTTCCTCCCGGTCTATCGGAAGGGATACCACCGCCCTCGGAGCTGCTCCCGGCCCTGCTCCCGAGTCCAACTGCTCCCTTCCCGCCCCCGCCCCTGTGGTTCCCGTCCCTGTACCCCGGACTGCCCCCACCACCCCCGCCACCACCTCCGCCCCCCCAGACCCCCTTCGGTGGGATTGACCCGCTCCATTTTTTCATCGACCTCAGGGTCTCCGGCCACATATGGGACCGCAACAAGCAGGCTGCAAACCTGAGAGGCGGAGGCGACAAAGCAGGCGATGAGGACGGGTCCGAGAACGGGGAACAGGGTATGCGGAGGGCGCTGGAGGATGGGCAGATATCCCCGGGGTCGTCCACCTCATCGGACCCGGCTTCGTTCCCCGGGGGAGTCCACCAGAGCAAACACTGCTCCGCCTTCACCGTTCCCGAGGCCCGGGAGAGGAAGCGACTGGCTATGTCGCACATCGAGGAGCAACTGAGAAAGGAGCATAGCTGCAGGTCGGCCCCCACAGCCAACTACGTCCTGCAGAACCTCTCGCGGATATACAGGGAAGTGCAGGGTAGGCGGGAGGCCTCGGCGGCGGCTGCCGCAGCTGTAGCCGCCAGCGTGGCTGCGTCGCCGCCGGTGACCAAAGAGGAGACCAGGGAAGAGGAGGAATCAGAAGCGCGTACAGAAGCAGAAGGCGGCGGGGAAATCAAGAGGGAATCCGGCGACGAAGGCGAGGCCCCGGTCAAAGATCTGCCGGCCCTGATCGGACTGGAGCTGGTCGTTGACTACGTAAAGCACGACGGGAAGGGTGGCAGGAAGGGCCCAGGGCCCTCGACTGAGGCCCCCACAGGGCCTCACGAGGTTGCCGAAGGTGCTGAAGAGGTCATAGATCCCTGA